Proteins encoded together in one Lathyrus oleraceus cultivar Zhongwan6 chromosome 5, CAAS_Psat_ZW6_1.0, whole genome shotgun sequence window:
- the LOC127082850 gene encoding short-chain dehydrogenase RED1 — protein sequence MDINADDRDDSKPVVLVTGCSGGGIGHALARSFAANSCKVVATSRSRSTMADLDHDPKFFLQELDVQSDESVNRVVNTVLNKYSRIDILVNNAGVPCVGPLAELPLSTIQNTFDTNVFGSLRMVQAVVPHMAARKQGKIVNIGSVTGLASGPWAGAYSASKAAIHALTDTLRLELGHFGIDVVNIVPGAVKSNIGNSGISIYNSMPEWKLFKPFEAAIRERALLSQRSRSTPTDEFAKHTVAAVLRKKPPAWFSYGHYTTAMAIMYHLPLCVRDFVFKKAMKC from the exons ATGGACATCAATGCGGATGATCGGGACGACTCAAAACCGGTGGTCCTCGTCACGGGTTGCAGCGGCGGAGGAATCGGCCACGCGCTTGCACGCTCCTTCGCCGCCAACAGTTGCAAAGTAGTGGCCACCAGCCGATCGCGTTCCACCATGGCGGACTTGGACCACGACCCCAAATTCTTCCTTCAAGAACTCGATGTTCAGTCCGATGAGAGCGTAAACAGAGTTGTCAATACTGTCTTGAATAAATACAGCCGTATTGATATTCTCGTCAATAACGCCGGTGTTCCGTGTGTCGGTCCACTCGCCGAGCTTCCTCTATCGACTATTCAAAACACCTTTGATACTAATGTCTTTG GTTCTTTGAGAATGGTCCAGGCGGTGGTTCCTCACATGGCAGCTAGGAAGCAGGGAAAGATTGTGAATATTGGCAGTGTTACTGGATTGGCCTCTGGACCTTGGGCGGGTGCTTACAGTGCTTCTAAGGCTGCCATTCATGCTTTGACAGATACATTAAG ATTGGAACTTGGTCATTTTGGAATTGATGTTGTGAACATTGTCCCTGGAGCTGTGAAGTCGAATATTGGAAATTCTGGCATATCCATCTACAACAGCATGCCAGAGTGGAAACTGTTTAAGCCATTTGAAGCAGCAATCAGAGAGAGAGCTCTACTTTCTCAGAGGTCAAGATCAACCCCTACAGATGAGTTTGCTAAACATACTGTAGCTGCTGTCCTTAGAAAGAAACCACCTGCATGGTTCTCTTATGGTCATTATACCACTGCCATGGCTATCATGTACCATTTGCCTCTTTGTGTTAGAGACTTTGTTTTCAAGAAAGCAATGAAATGCTGA